The Cytophagales bacterium genome contains a region encoding:
- the glpK gene encoding glycerol kinase GlpK: MNKYIIALDQGTTSSRAVLFNSKGEIAGISQKEFTQHFPKPGWVEHDPMEIWNTQWEVFSKVFKNKVNPSDIAAIGITNQRETTIVWDKHTGKPVCNAIVWQDRRTAPICESLKKEGLQGYVQENTGLLIDAYFSGTKLKWILDNVKDARKKAEKGDLLFGTVDTWLIWKLTDGKVHATDYSNASRTMLFNIRELCWDQKLLKALNIPEHLLPEVRDSSGFFGELRYQGVAIPIAGVAGDQQAALFGQACFETGMAKNTYGTGCFMLMNTGDKLHKSESGLLTTIAWGLKSKTCSERSEESNPKSEITYALEGSVFIAGAAIQWLRDGLKIIKSADESEELARKAGDSNVYVVPAFTGLGAPYWDMYARGAIFGLTRGTTRAHIVKATLESMAYQTKDVLDAMQKDSGIRLKKLQVDGGACTNDLLMQFQADILGVEVERPQFIESTALGAAYLAGISIGMWKKENILKQRSINKVFKPKLGDKKRNELYKGWQKAVKRSMDWAS; encoded by the coding sequence ATGAATAAATACATCATTGCCTTAGACCAGGGCACAACAAGCTCCCGGGCTGTTCTTTTTAACAGTAAAGGTGAAATTGCAGGGATCTCTCAAAAGGAATTTACACAGCATTTTCCCAAACCCGGTTGGGTAGAGCATGACCCTATGGAGATATGGAATACGCAATGGGAAGTTTTCAGCAAGGTGTTTAAAAATAAGGTTAATCCTTCAGACATAGCTGCAATAGGCATCACCAACCAAAGAGAAACAACGATTGTATGGGATAAACATACAGGGAAACCGGTCTGTAATGCTATTGTGTGGCAGGACAGGAGAACCGCCCCGATTTGTGAATCATTAAAAAAGGAGGGTTTACAAGGCTATGTGCAAGAAAATACCGGCCTCCTGATTGACGCTTATTTTTCAGGAACTAAGCTCAAATGGATATTGGATAATGTAAAAGATGCAAGAAAAAAAGCGGAAAAAGGAGACTTGTTGTTTGGCACCGTAGATACCTGGCTTATCTGGAAGCTTACGGATGGAAAAGTACATGCAACGGACTATTCAAATGCTTCCCGTACAATGCTTTTTAATATCAGGGAGCTCTGCTGGGACCAAAAATTGTTGAAAGCGCTGAACATTCCCGAACATTTGCTGCCTGAGGTAAGAGATTCCTCTGGGTTTTTTGGCGAATTAAGGTACCAGGGAGTGGCTATTCCGATAGCCGGAGTGGCAGGTGACCAACAGGCAGCGCTCTTTGGACAAGCATGTTTTGAAACAGGTATGGCAAAGAATACTTACGGAACCGGCTGTTTTATGCTGATGAATACCGGAGACAAGCTCCATAAAAGCGAATCGGGGTTATTAACTACGATTGCGTGGGGACTTAAATCCAAAACTTGTTCCGAGCGAAGCGAGGAATCTAATCCAAAATCCGAAATTACTTATGCCCTTGAGGGAAGCGTATTTATTGCCGGAGCAGCAATTCAATGGCTCAGAGACGGGTTGAAGATTATTAAATCAGCCGATGAATCGGAGGAGCTCGCACGAAAAGCAGGAGATTCCAACGTATATGTTGTACCTGCTTTTACAGGTTTGGGAGCGCCTTACTGGGATATGTATGCACGGGGAGCCATATTCGGGCTGACAAGAGGCACCACCAGAGCGCATATTGTTAAAGCTACACTGGAGTCTATGGCTTACCAGACAAAAGATGTTTTGGACGCTATGCAAAAAGATTCAGGCATCCGCTTAAAAAAGCTCCAGGTTGATGGCGGTGCGTGTACAAATGACCTGCTCATGCAATTCCAGGCAGATATTTTGGGTGTAGAAGTGGAAAGACCCCAGTTTATCGAATCTACTGCTCTCGGAGCTGCCTATTTGGCAGGTATTTCCATAGGGATGTGGAAAAAAGAGAATATACTAAAGCAGCGCAGTATCAATAAAGTATTTAAACCGAAATTAGGTGATAAAAAGAGGAATGAGCTTTATAAAGGCTGGCAAAAAGCGGTTAAAAGGAGTATGGATTGGGCATCGTGA
- a CDS encoding TIGR02117 family protein, translating into MSQILMRIPVNRAYESPDEGIEIFVISNGVHAEFAVPVESTVINWKAIFPNKDYQTLYSYILFGLGDKGFYMNVPTWDDLTFGVAIKAILIPTSTVMHVDYFIRKPLVGNYSRRLLLTDDQYQTLVTYIRNSFTLDEKGNYIVTPNSGYYKTDNFYEAKGSYHSFNTCNNWTNTGLKKMGIKTAAWAPFQGGVLYHL; encoded by the coding sequence ATGTCACAAATCTTAATGCGCATACCTGTGAATAGAGCTTATGAATCACCCGATGAAGGTATTGAAATTTTTGTTATATCTAATGGCGTGCATGCCGAATTTGCCGTTCCTGTTGAATCTACCGTGATCAACTGGAAGGCAATTTTTCCCAACAAAGATTATCAAACACTATATTCTTATATCCTATTCGGTTTAGGAGATAAAGGATTCTATATGAACGTCCCAACCTGGGATGATCTGACTTTTGGAGTTGCTATCAAGGCAATATTAATACCTACCTCCACGGTGATGCACGTGGATTATTTCATAAGAAAGCCACTTGTTGGGAACTATTCCAGGCGCTTACTTCTAACTGATGATCAATATCAAACACTTGTTACTTATATTCGTAATTCCTTTACGCTGGATGAAAAGGGCAATTATATTGTCACCCCTAATAGCGGATACTATAAAACCGATAATTTCTATGAAGCAAAAGGGAGTTACCACTCATTTAACACTTGTAACAACTGGACAAATACCGGCCTGAAGAAAATGGGGATAAAAACCGCTGCCTGGGCGCCTTTCCAGGGGGGGGTGCTTTATCATTTGTAA
- a CDS encoding tetratricopeptide repeat protein, whose protein sequence is MENKRTIIKIAIYLTVLLLVAVGSSPFRPVPYLWLGGAGGTVGNGNTKIDSLKTVIQTAGRDTKKVKALSDLAWELMYSNPDTATILCEQVLELLGSDNLQGKGDDDNSLPGYPSLHAAVFHTLGAVNYIQSNYPQALEYYFKALKIKEQLLGQAKRSGNPDEIGKYKKDMANSYNNIGAVYWNQSSYPQALEYYFKSLKIRKELGDKKGIAGSYNNIGIIYWNQSSYPQALKYYFKSLKIEKQLGNKQGMADSYNNIGVIYENQSSYPQALEYYFESIKIKRELNDTLNTYFANTYNNIGLIYANQSSYPQALGYYFKALKIYKELGDKKGVAMSYTNIGSLYTVLYTRGDSPDTLGYGVNLKGAVGWIAQNPALLLDTALHYQQQALLINKELSDEYQMTFSLSGIGSIYFLKKDYPTVIQYYQQAVLLADDIGALQQGSEAHSGLAECYEQTGSYKLALEHYKQYTTLKDTVFNEEKSKEIGKLEARHEMEMAEMKRKQEEEEQARILEEQTQRRHLLQYSGIFIFIIAIFAILLFSGQLNIPVRVAKSGVFFTFLLVYEFVLVLIDPYIEQWITEFSGQAGGEPAYNLIVNIALAGLFLPLHNFAVSKLEQRLFKTRKRKLEKIK, encoded by the coding sequence TTGGAAAATAAAAGAACCATAATAAAAATAGCCATTTACCTGACAGTTTTACTGCTGGTTGCGGTAGGCAGTTCCCCCTTCAGGCCTGTCCCGTACCTTTGGTTGGGAGGGGCAGGAGGTACGGTAGGCAACGGTAATACTAAAATTGACAGCCTGAAAACCGTTATCCAAACAGCCGGCCGAGACACGAAAAAAGTAAAAGCGCTTAGCGATCTTGCATGGGAACTCATGTACTCCAACCCGGACACAGCTACAATACTATGTGAACAGGTACTGGAATTGCTTGGATCCGATAATTTGCAGGGTAAAGGTGATGATGATAATAGCCTGCCCGGCTACCCCTCTTTACACGCTGCGGTCTTTCATACTTTGGGGGCTGTAAACTATATACAATCCAACTATCCACAAGCGCTTGAATACTACTTTAAAGCCCTTAAGATAAAAGAGCAACTGTTGGGGCAAGCGAAGCGCAGCGGAAATCCCGATGAAATCGGGAAGTATAAAAAAGACATGGCTAACTCCTATAATAACATCGGGGCTGTTTATTGGAATCAATCCTCCTACCCCCAAGCGCTGGAATACTACTTTAAATCCCTTAAAATAAGAAAGGAACTGGGTGATAAAAAAGGCATAGCTGGCTCCTATAACAACATCGGGATTATTTATTGGAATCAATCCTCCTACCCGCAAGCGCTGAAATACTACTTTAAATCCCTCAAAATAGAAAAGCAACTGGGTAACAAACAAGGCATGGCTGACTCCTATAACAACATCGGGGTTATTTATGAGAATCAATCCTCCTACCCACAAGCGCTGGAATACTATTTTGAAAGCATTAAGATAAAACGAGAACTTAACGATACATTAAATACTTATTTTGCTAACACCTATAACAACATCGGGCTTATTTATGCCAATCAATCCTCCTACCCACAAGCGCTGGGCTACTACTTTAAAGCCCTTAAAATATATAAGGAACTGGGTGATAAAAAAGGCGTGGCAATGTCCTATACGAACATTGGTAGTTTGTACACTGTTCTATACACCCGGGGCGACAGCCCCGATACGCTTGGCTACGGGGTAAACCTTAAAGGGGCAGTGGGGTGGATTGCCCAAAATCCAGCCCTGCTACTTGATACTGCGTTACATTATCAACAACAAGCCCTTTTGATAAATAAAGAACTTAGCGATGAATACCAAATGACCTTCAGCTTATCAGGCATAGGAAGCATATATTTCCTAAAAAAGGATTACCCCACGGTCATACAGTACTACCAACAAGCCGTCCTGCTGGCAGACGACATAGGGGCCTTGCAACAAGGCAGCGAGGCACATTCAGGGCTGGCAGAATGTTACGAGCAGACCGGCAGCTACAAACTTGCCCTTGAACACTATAAGCAATATACCACCCTCAAAGACACCGTTTTCAACGAAGAAAAGAGCAAAGAGATCGGTAAACTTGAAGCAAGGCACGAAATGGAAATGGCAGAAATGAAACGCAAACAGGAAGAAGAAGAGCAGGCGAGAATTTTAGAAGAACAAACACAAAGACGGCACCTGTTGCAATATTCGGGCATCTTTATTTTCATCATTGCTATTTTCGCTATATTGCTTTTCAGCGGGCAGTTGAACATCCCTGTACGAGTGGCAAAAAGTGGCGTATTTTTTACTTTCCTGCTCGTATATGAGTTTGTACTTGTATTGATAGACCCGTACATAGAACAATGGATCACCGAGTTCTCGGGACAGGCTGGCGGTGAACCGGCTTACAACCTCATTGTAAACATAGCGCTTGCCGGGCTGTTTCTTCCGTTGCATAACTTTGCAGTTAGCAAATTAGAACAACGGTTATTTAAGACAAGAAAGAGAAAATTAGAAAAGATAAAGTAG
- a CDS encoding DUF420 domain-containing protein codes for MKKKEKLYFTLIITVSILIPIAIAFLLFIPQTGKLGKVDVSVLPHINAVFNSLTAILLITGFTFIKNHHQKYHMISMLSAFALSSAFLVSYVVYHYQAEPTPYLGEGAIRPLYYILLISHISLAAVVVPFVLLAIYFAISQQFQRHRKIVKWTFPIWLYVAVSGVVVYLMISPYY; via the coding sequence ATGAAGAAAAAAGAAAAACTATATTTTACTCTTATAATTACAGTTTCAATCCTGATCCCAATTGCAATTGCTTTTCTCCTTTTCATACCGCAAACCGGTAAATTAGGAAAAGTGGACGTTTCTGTTTTGCCCCATATCAATGCTGTATTTAATTCTTTAACCGCAATTTTATTGATAACGGGTTTCACTTTTATTAAAAACCATCATCAAAAATATCACATGATCTCCATGCTGTCGGCCTTTGCATTGTCTAGTGCCTTTCTTGTTTCGTATGTTGTTTATCATTATCAGGCCGAACCAACTCCGTATTTGGGTGAGGGGGCCATCAGGCCGTTATATTATATTTTATTGATCAGTCATATTAGTCTGGCTGCTGTGGTGGTACCGTTTGTTTTGCTGGCTATTTATTTTGCCATATCTCAGCAATTTCAAAGGCATCGAAAAATTGTAAAATGGACTTTTCCGATTTGGTTGTATGTGGCGGTTTCAGGGGTTGTGGTTTATTTAATGATAAGTCCGTATTATTGA